The following proteins are co-located in the Pseudomonas sp. ATCC 13867 genome:
- a CDS encoding isocitrate lyase/PEP mutase family protein, translating into MHRASFHELRKEFRALLTSSSCYHTASVFDPMSARIAADLGFEVGILGGSVASLQVLAAPDFALITLSEFVEQATRIGRVARLPVLADADHGYGNALNTMRTVVELERAGVAALTIEDTLLPAQFGRKSTDLISVEEGVGKIRAAIEARIDEDMAIIARTNAEVLEVDDVIRRTLAYQAAGADGICMVGIRDFDHLEAISRHLSVPLMLVSYGNPALRDDQRLAELGVRIVVDGHAAYFAAIKATYDCLREQRGVHASDLTASELAKKYTLPEEYQIWAREYMEVKE; encoded by the coding sequence ATGCACAGAGCCTCCTTTCACGAATTGCGCAAGGAATTTCGCGCCTTACTGACTTCCTCCTCCTGCTACCACACCGCCTCGGTGTTCGATCCGATGTCGGCGCGCATCGCCGCGGACCTGGGGTTCGAGGTAGGTATCCTGGGTGGTTCTGTAGCTTCACTACAAGTTCTGGCGGCGCCGGACTTCGCCCTGATCACCCTCAGCGAGTTCGTCGAGCAGGCCACCCGCATCGGCCGTGTGGCTCGCCTGCCGGTGCTCGCCGACGCCGACCACGGCTACGGCAACGCGCTGAACACCATGCGCACCGTGGTCGAGCTGGAACGCGCCGGCGTGGCCGCGCTGACCATCGAGGACACCCTGCTGCCGGCGCAGTTCGGCCGCAAGTCCACCGACCTGATCAGCGTGGAAGAAGGCGTGGGCAAGATCCGAGCGGCCATCGAGGCGCGCATCGACGAAGACATGGCGATCATCGCCCGCACCAACGCCGAAGTGCTGGAAGTGGACGACGTGATCCGCCGCACCCTGGCCTACCAGGCCGCCGGCGCCGACGGCATCTGCATGGTCGGTATCCGCGACTTCGACCACCTGGAGGCGATCTCCCGCCACCTCTCCGTGCCGCTGATGCTGGTGTCCTACGGCAACCCGGCGCTGCGCGATGACCAGCGCCTGGCGGAATTGGGCGTGCGTATCGTGGTGGACGGCCACGCCGCCTACTTCGCGGCGATCAAGGCGACCTACGACTGCCTGCGCGAGCAGCGCGGCGTGCACGCCTCCGATCTCACCGCGTCGGAGCTGGCGAAGAAATACACCCTGCCCGAGGAGTACCAGATCTGGGCACGGGAATACATGGAAGTGAAGGAGTAA
- a CDS encoding urease accessory protein UreD, producing MNAPATLFHPAWHAELELAYARVGDGTRPVTRRHLGPLRVQKHLYAEGPQVCQHIVVHPPGGIAGGDTLNLDIHAGQDGWAQLTSPGAAKWYRAGCPAKQQLNVRVGPGATLEWLPQETIVYSGAQAELTTRIDLEADARLFYWDVVALGRPASGERFDDGHFAAALDIRRDGQRLWHERQRVEGNDRLLDSPIGLAGHPVMATLIASGQIDAALIEACRAIPCQGRGNLTQLPGLVVARCLAHEALHARAWLIELWRRLRPALLGREAVPPRIWST from the coding sequence ATGAACGCACCGGCCACCCTCTTCCACCCCGCCTGGCACGCCGAGCTGGAGCTGGCCTACGCCCGCGTCGGCGACGGCACGCGGCCGGTCACCCGGCGTCATCTCGGCCCGTTGCGGGTGCAGAAGCACCTGTACGCGGAAGGGCCGCAGGTCTGCCAGCACATCGTCGTGCACCCGCCCGGCGGCATCGCCGGCGGCGATACGCTGAACCTCGATATCCACGCCGGTCAGGACGGCTGGGCGCAGCTCACCAGCCCCGGCGCGGCCAAGTGGTACCGCGCCGGTTGCCCGGCGAAACAGCAGTTGAACGTGCGCGTCGGTCCCGGCGCCACGCTGGAATGGCTGCCGCAGGAAACCATCGTCTACTCCGGCGCGCAGGCCGAGCTGACGACCCGCATCGACCTCGAAGCGGATGCCCGGCTGTTCTACTGGGACGTCGTCGCCCTCGGCCGCCCGGCCAGCGGCGAGCGCTTCGACGACGGCCACTTCGCCGCCGCCCTGGACATTCGCCGCGACGGCCAGCGCCTGTGGCACGAGCGCCAGCGCGTGGAGGGCAACGACCGCCTGCTCGACTCGCCCATCGGCCTGGCCGGCCACCCGGTGATGGCCACGCTGATCGCCAGCGGGCAGATCGACGCGGCGCTGATCGAAGCCTGTCGCGCCATCCCCTGCCAGGGGCGTGGCAACCTCACCCAACTGCCCGGCCTGGTGGTCGCCCGCTGCCTCGCCCACGAGGCGCTGCACGCCCGCGCCTGGCTCATCGAACTCTGGCGCCGGCTGCGGCCGGCGCTGCTCGGCCGCGAGGCCGTTCCTCCCCGAATCTGGAGCACCTGA
- the urtD gene encoding urea ABC transporter ATP-binding protein UrtD, with protein MRAVPHLMLEPAYDPSGASRDAIGIGSSASGLLDVRHGTILTLEDINVSFDGFRALRDLTLYIGVGELRCIIGPNGAGKTTLMDVITGKTRPDNGKAFFGETLDLTRMSEVEIAQAGIGRKFQKPTVFEALSVFENLELAQKTDKSVWASLRAKLSGEQKDRIEQVLTTIRLRESRNRPAGLLSHGQKQFLEIGMLLVQEPQLLLLDEPVAGMTDAETEFTAELFKSLAGQHSLMVVEHDMGFVGSIADHVSVLHQGHVLAEGSLEEVQANEQVIEVYLGR; from the coding sequence ATGAGAGCGGTCCCCCACCTGATGCTGGAGCCGGCCTACGACCCGTCGGGCGCCAGCCGCGATGCCATCGGCATCGGTTCGAGCGCCAGCGGCCTGCTGGACGTGCGCCACGGCACCATCCTCACCCTGGAAGACATCAACGTCAGCTTCGATGGCTTTCGCGCCCTGCGCGACCTGACGCTGTATATCGGCGTCGGCGAGTTGCGCTGCATCATCGGCCCCAACGGCGCGGGCAAGACCACGCTGATGGACGTGATCACCGGCAAGACCCGTCCGGACAACGGCAAGGCGTTCTTCGGCGAAACCCTCGACCTGACCCGCATGAGCGAGGTGGAAATCGCCCAGGCCGGCATCGGCCGCAAGTTCCAGAAGCCCACGGTGTTCGAGGCGCTCTCGGTATTCGAGAACCTGGAGCTCGCGCAGAAGACCGACAAGTCGGTATGGGCCAGCCTGCGGGCGAAGCTCTCCGGCGAGCAGAAGGACCGCATCGAGCAAGTGCTCACCACCATCCGCCTGCGCGAGTCGCGCAACCGCCCCGCCGGGCTGCTCTCCCACGGGCAGAAGCAGTTCCTGGAGATCGGCATGCTGCTGGTGCAGGAGCCGCAACTGTTGCTGCTGGACGAGCCGGTGGCGGGCATGACCGACGCCGAGACCGAGTTCACCGCCGAGCTGTTCAAATCCCTCGCCGGCCAGCATTCGCTGATGGTGGTGGAGCACGACATGGGCTTCGTCGGCAGCATCGCCGACCACGTCAGCGTGCTGCACCAGGGGCATGTACTGGCCGAGGGCTCACTGGAGGAAGTGCAGGCGAACGAGCAGGTCATAGAGGTCTATCTCGGCCGCTAG
- the urtC gene encoding urea ABC transporter permease subunit UrtC encodes MNQPLTVTAAQKAGPKLTAGLVGAALVALLTLPLLHLLPESNPLHLSAYGLTLTGKILCYAIVALALDLVWGYAGLLSLGHGLFFALGGYAMGMYLMREAAGDQLPPFMTFLSWTELPWYWAGTQHFLWALCLVVLAPGLLALVFGFFAFRSRIKGVYFSIMTQALTFAGMLLFFRNETGFGGNNGFTNFRSILGFPITAPGTRAALFIAIVLLLAASLAIGFALARSKFGRVLTALRDAENRLMFCGYDPRGYKLFVWTLSAVLCGLAGALFVPLVGIINPSEMSPTNSIEAAVWVALGGRGTLIGPLLGAGVVNGAKSWFTVAFPEYWLFFLGALFIVVTLYLPRGILGLIKREKEQ; translated from the coding sequence ATGAACCAGCCACTCACCGTGACGGCCGCGCAGAAGGCCGGCCCGAAACTCACCGCCGGCCTCGTCGGCGCCGCGCTCGTCGCGCTGCTGACCCTGCCGCTCTTGCACCTGCTGCCAGAGAGCAATCCGCTGCACCTCTCCGCCTACGGGCTGACGCTCACCGGCAAGATCCTCTGCTATGCCATCGTCGCCCTGGCCCTGGACCTGGTCTGGGGCTATGCCGGCCTGTTGTCGCTGGGCCACGGGCTGTTCTTCGCCCTGGGCGGCTACGCCATGGGCATGTACCTGATGCGCGAGGCCGCCGGCGACCAGTTGCCGCCGTTCATGACCTTCCTCTCCTGGACGGAGCTGCCCTGGTACTGGGCCGGCACCCAGCACTTCCTCTGGGCGCTGTGCCTGGTGGTGCTGGCGCCCGGCCTGCTGGCGCTGGTGTTCGGCTTCTTCGCCTTCCGCTCGCGGATCAAGGGCGTGTACTTCTCGATCATGACCCAGGCGCTGACCTTCGCCGGCATGCTGCTGTTCTTCCGCAACGAGACCGGTTTTGGCGGCAACAACGGCTTCACCAACTTCCGCAGCATCCTGGGCTTTCCGATCACCGCGCCGGGCACCCGCGCGGCGCTGTTCATCGCCATCGTCCTGCTGCTGGCGGCAAGCCTGGCCATCGGCTTCGCCCTGGCGCGCAGCAAGTTCGGCCGGGTGCTCACCGCCCTGCGCGATGCCGAGAACCGCCTGATGTTCTGCGGCTACGACCCGCGCGGCTACAAGCTCTTCGTCTGGACCCTGAGCGCCGTGCTCTGCGGTCTCGCCGGCGCGCTGTTCGTGCCGCTGGTGGGGATCATCAACCCCAGCGAAATGTCGCCGACCAACTCCATCGAGGCCGCCGTCTGGGTCGCCCTCGGCGGGCGCGGCACGCTGATCGGCCCGCTGCTCGGCGCAGGCGTGGTGAACGGCGCGAAGAGCTGGTTCACCGTGGCCTTTCCCGAGTACTGGCTGTTCTTCCTCGGCGCGCTGTTCATCGTCGTCACCCTGTACCTGCCGCGCGGCATCCTCGGCCTGATCAAGCGGGAGAAAGAGCAATGA
- the ureC gene encoding urease subunit alpha, translating to MKISRQAYADMFGPTVGDRVRLADTGLWIEVEQDFTVYGEEVKFGGGKVIRDGMGQSQLCAAQVVDTVITNALILDHWGIVKADVGLKHGRIAAIGKAGNPDIQPGVTIALGASTEVIAGEGMILTAGGIDTHIHFICPQQIEEALMSGITTMIGGGTGPATGTNATTCTSGPWHMARMLQAADAFPMNIGFTGKGNASLPLPLEEQVRAGAIGLKLHEDWGTTPAAIDNCLSVADRLDVQVAIHTDTLNESGFVETTLAAFKGRTIHTYHTEGAGGGHAPDIIKACGFANVLPSSTNPTRPFTRNTIDEHLDMLMVCHHLDPSIAEDVAFAESRIRRETIAAEDILHDLGAFSMISSDSQAMGRVGEVITRTWQTADKMKKQRGALDGDGARNDNFRAKRYIAKYTINPAITHGVAHEVGSIEVGKLADLVLWRPAFFGVKPSLILKGGAIAASLMGDANASIPTPQPVHYRPMFASYGGSRHATCLTFLSQAAFDLGVHHELGLRKAIGVVKGCRSVQKTDLIHNAYLPHIEVDAQNYQVRADGQLLWCEPADVLPMAQRYFLF from the coding sequence ATGAAGATCAGCAGACAAGCCTACGCCGACATGTTCGGCCCCACCGTCGGCGACCGCGTGCGCCTGGCCGATACCGGCCTGTGGATCGAGGTGGAGCAGGACTTCACCGTCTACGGCGAGGAAGTGAAGTTCGGCGGCGGCAAGGTCATCCGCGACGGCATGGGCCAGAGCCAGCTGTGCGCCGCGCAGGTCGTCGACACGGTGATCACCAACGCGCTGATCCTCGACCACTGGGGCATCGTCAAGGCCGACGTAGGCCTCAAGCACGGGCGCATCGCCGCCATCGGCAAGGCCGGCAACCCGGACATCCAGCCCGGCGTGACCATCGCCCTGGGCGCCAGCACCGAAGTGATTGCCGGCGAGGGCATGATCCTCACCGCCGGCGGCATCGACACGCACATCCACTTCATCTGTCCGCAGCAGATCGAAGAGGCGCTGATGAGCGGGATCACCACCATGATCGGCGGCGGTACCGGGCCGGCCACCGGCACCAACGCCACCACCTGCACCTCCGGTCCCTGGCACATGGCGCGCATGCTCCAGGCCGCGGATGCCTTCCCGATGAACATCGGCTTCACCGGCAAGGGCAACGCCAGCCTGCCGCTGCCGCTGGAAGAGCAGGTGCGCGCCGGCGCCATCGGCCTGAAGCTGCACGAGGACTGGGGCACCACCCCGGCGGCCATCGACAACTGCCTCTCGGTGGCCGACCGCCTCGACGTGCAGGTGGCGATCCATACCGACACCCTCAACGAGTCCGGCTTCGTCGAAACCACCCTCGCCGCGTTCAAGGGCCGCACCATCCACACCTACCATACCGAGGGCGCCGGTGGCGGCCACGCGCCGGACATCATCAAGGCCTGCGGCTTCGCCAATGTGCTGCCCAGTTCGACCAACCCGACCCGGCCCTTCACCCGCAACACCATCGACGAACACCTGGACATGCTCATGGTCTGCCACCACCTCGACCCGAGCATCGCCGAGGACGTGGCCTTCGCCGAGTCGCGCATCCGCCGCGAGACCATCGCCGCCGAGGATATCCTCCACGACCTCGGCGCCTTCAGCATGATCAGCTCCGACAGCCAGGCCATGGGCCGCGTCGGCGAAGTGATCACGCGCACCTGGCAGACCGCCGACAAGATGAAAAAACAGCGCGGCGCACTGGACGGCGACGGCGCGCGCAACGACAACTTCCGCGCCAAGCGCTACATCGCCAAGTACACCATCAACCCGGCGATCACCCACGGCGTCGCCCATGAAGTGGGCAGCATCGAAGTGGGCAAGCTGGCCGACCTGGTGCTCTGGCGTCCAGCGTTCTTCGGTGTGAAGCCAAGCCTGATCCTCAAGGGCGGCGCCATCGCCGCGAGCCTGATGGGCGACGCCAACGCGTCGATTCCGACGCCACAGCCGGTGCACTACCGACCGATGTTCGCAAGCTACGGCGGCAGCCGCCACGCCACTTGCCTGACCTTTCTCAGCCAGGCCGCGTTCGACCTCGGCGTGCACCACGAACTGGGCCTGCGCAAGGCCATCGGCGTGGTGAAGGGCTGCCGCAGCGTGCAGAAGACCGACCTGATCCACAACGCCTACCTGCCGCACATCGAGGTCGACGCGCAGAACTACCAGGTACGCGCCGACGGTCAGTTGCTGTGGTGCGAACCGGCTGACGTGCTGCCGATGGCGCAGCGGTATTTTCTCTTTTGA
- a CDS encoding Hsp70 family protein, with translation MFQTTEARALGIDFGTSNSTVGWWRPGTEPLITLEDDKITLPSVIFFNVEERRPVYGRLALHEYLEGYEGRLMRSLKSLLGSSLLKSETTVLGSAMPFKDLLGLFIGELKKRAEAVAGREFDAVVLGRPVFFVDDDPKADQEAQDTLVAVAHKLGFKEVSFQYEPLAAAFDYERGIQREELVLIVDIGGGTSDFSLVRLSPERREVADRHGDILATGGVHIGGTDFDKQLSIQGVMPLFGYGSRMKSDAFMPTSYHLNLATWHTINAVYAQKSQLALQNMRYDIVDATGIDRLFKLIEQRAGHWLAMQVEASKIELSDADRRDIDLARVEAGLVAELSRELFEGAIGPLLERVRGSIGELLNSADVEPARVDSVFFTGGSSGVPALRQSVAAMLPNARHVDGDRFGGIGSGLAIEAKKRYG, from the coding sequence ATGTTCCAGACCACTGAAGCCCGCGCCCTGGGCATCGACTTCGGCACCTCCAACTCCACCGTCGGCTGGTGGCGTCCGGGCACGGAACCGCTGATCACCCTGGAAGACGACAAGATCACCCTGCCCTCGGTGATCTTCTTCAACGTCGAGGAGCGTCGCCCGGTGTACGGCCGCCTGGCCCTGCACGAGTACCTGGAAGGCTACGAAGGCCGCCTGATGCGCTCGCTGAAAAGCCTGCTGGGCTCCTCGCTGCTGAAAAGCGAGACCACCGTGCTGGGCAGTGCCATGCCGTTCAAGGACCTGCTGGGGCTGTTCATCGGCGAGCTGAAGAAACGTGCCGAGGCCGTCGCCGGCCGCGAGTTCGACGCCGTGGTGCTGGGCCGTCCGGTGTTCTTCGTCGACGACGATCCCAAGGCCGACCAGGAAGCCCAGGACACCCTGGTGGCCGTGGCGCACAAGCTCGGCTTCAAGGAGGTCTCCTTCCAGTACGAACCGCTGGCCGCGGCCTTCGACTACGAGCGCGGCATCCAGCGCGAAGAACTGGTGCTGATCGTCGACATCGGCGGCGGTACTTCCGACTTCTCGCTGGTGCGCCTGTCGCCGGAGCGCCGTGAAGTGGCCGACCGCCACGGCGACATCCTCGCCACCGGCGGCGTGCACATCGGCGGCACCGACTTCGACAAGCAGTTGAGCATCCAGGGCGTAATGCCGCTGTTCGGCTACGGCAGCCGGATGAAGAGCGACGCCTTCATGCCGACCAGCTACCACCTCAACCTCGCCACCTGGCACACCATCAACGCGGTATATGCGCAGAAGTCCCAGCTGGCGCTGCAGAACATGCGCTACGACATCGTCGACGCCACCGGCATCGACCGCCTGTTCAAGCTCATCGAGCAGCGCGCCGGCCACTGGCTGGCGATGCAGGTGGAAGCCAGCAAGATCGAACTGTCCGACGCCGATCGCCGCGATATCGACCTCGCGCGCGTCGAGGCCGGCCTGGTCGCCGAGCTGAGCCGCGAGCTGTTCGAAGGCGCCATCGGCCCACTGCTGGAGCGCGTGCGCGGCAGCATCGGCGAACTGCTCAACTCCGCCGACGTGGAGCCGGCGCGGGTCGACAGCGTGTTCTTCACCGGCGGCTCGTCCGGCGTACCGGCGCTGCGCCAGAGCGTGGCGGCGATGCTGCCCAACGCCCGGCACGTGGACGGCGACCGCTTCGGCGGCATCGGCAGCGGCCTGGCCATCGAAGCGAAGAAGCGCTACGGCTGA
- a CDS encoding GNAT family N-acetyltransferase — translation MPLVLRPAVNDDAGFAAVCVAAAYAQWIPRLGRKPGPMLDDYHAIIAEDRVLIAEQDGAPVGLLVMRETDEGFLLDNIAVLPECAGQGIGRELLVHAEEAAAKLGYPSLYLYTNERMVENIELYAKNGYQEYARRLESGFHRVYMRKQLG, via the coding sequence ATGCCCCTCGTCCTGCGTCCAGCCGTCAATGACGACGCCGGTTTCGCCGCAGTCTGCGTGGCAGCCGCCTACGCCCAGTGGATTCCCAGGCTCGGCCGAAAGCCGGGACCGATGCTGGACGACTACCACGCCATCATCGCCGAGGACCGTGTGTTGATCGCCGAGCAGGACGGCGCACCGGTCGGCCTGCTGGTGATGCGCGAGACCGACGAGGGCTTCCTGCTCGACAACATCGCCGTGCTGCCCGAGTGCGCCGGTCAGGGTATCGGTCGCGAGCTGCTGGTGCACGCCGAGGAAGCCGCCGCAAAGCTGGGCTACCCGTCGCTGTACCTCTACACCAACGAACGCATGGTGGAGAACATCGAGCTGTATGCGAAGAACGGCTATCAGGAATACGCGCGCCGGCTGGAGAGCGGCTTCCACCGCGTGTACATGCGCAAGCAACTGGGCTGA
- the urtE gene encoding urea ABC transporter ATP-binding subunit UrtE — translation MLQVDNLHQYYGGSHILRGLSFDAKIGEVTCLLGRNGVGKTTLLRCLMGLVPAKDGMVSWEGKPITGLKPHQRVHAGIAYVPQGREIFPRLTVEENLLMGLSRFSAGQAKTVPEPIYELFPVLREMKQRRGGDLSGGQQQQLAIGRALASRPRLLILDEPTEGIQPSVIKEIGAVIRKLAERGDMAILLVEQFYDFAAELADQYLVMSRGEIVQQGRGADMEAEGVRGLVAI, via the coding sequence ATGCTGCAAGTCGACAATCTGCACCAGTACTACGGCGGCAGCCACATCCTGCGTGGCCTGTCGTTCGACGCGAAGATCGGCGAGGTCACCTGCCTGCTCGGGCGCAACGGCGTGGGCAAGACCACCCTGCTGCGCTGCCTGATGGGCCTGGTGCCGGCCAAGGACGGCATGGTCAGCTGGGAGGGCAAGCCGATCACCGGCCTCAAACCGCACCAGCGCGTGCATGCCGGCATCGCCTACGTGCCGCAGGGGCGGGAAATCTTTCCGCGCCTGACGGTGGAGGAAAACCTGCTGATGGGCCTGTCGCGGTTCAGCGCCGGCCAGGCCAAGACGGTGCCCGAGCCCATCTACGAGCTGTTCCCGGTGCTGCGGGAAATGAAGCAGCGGCGCGGCGGCGACCTCTCCGGCGGCCAGCAGCAACAGCTCGCCATCGGCCGCGCCCTGGCCAGCCGGCCACGCCTGCTGATCCTCGACGAGCCCACCGAAGGCATCCAGCCGTCGGTGATCAAGGAGATCGGCGCGGTGATCCGCAAGCTCGCCGAACGTGGCGACATGGCCATCCTGCTGGTGGAGCAGTTCTACGATTTCGCCGCCGAACTGGCCGACCAGTACCTGGTGATGTCCCGTGGCGAGATCGTCCAGCAGGGGCGCGGCGCGGACATGGAAGCCGAGGGCGTGCGCGGATTGGTAGCCATCTGA
- a CDS encoding DksA/TraR family C4-type zinc finger protein, translating to MASGWANDGAVQEQIDSTIEDAIARARNQLPKGESLTHCEECDAPIPEARRKAIPGVRLCVNCQAEHDKEQAAYSGYNRRGSKDSQLR from the coding sequence ATGGCCAGCGGCTGGGCAAACGACGGAGCGGTTCAGGAGCAGATCGACAGCACCATCGAGGACGCCATCGCACGGGCGCGCAACCAGTTGCCCAAGGGCGAGAGCCTGACCCATTGCGAGGAATGCGATGCGCCGATCCCCGAGGCGCGGCGCAAGGCTATCCCCGGCGTGCGCCTGTGCGTGAACTGCCAGGCCGAGCATGACAAGGAGCAGGCGGCCTATTCCGGTTACAACCGACGCGGCAGCAAGGACAGCCAGTTGCGCTGA
- the osmE gene encoding osmotically-inducible lipoprotein OsmE: MDKRSLLALLVLASLAGCASTRVQNPVNYITFRDEPLVRNVDKGMTGEQVLRIGGPPSATQKRLMNPGSCNSYILSKDGQQQPFYVSFDGSGKVDGSGFMSCSELDRHERDYQP; this comes from the coding sequence ATGGACAAACGATCACTGCTGGCATTGCTCGTACTGGCGTCATTGGCGGGCTGCGCCTCCACCAGGGTGCAGAACCCGGTCAACTACATCACCTTCCGCGACGAGCCGCTGGTCCGCAATGTCGACAAAGGCATGACCGGGGAACAGGTGCTGCGCATCGGCGGGCCACCCTCGGCCACGCAGAAGCGCCTGATGAATCCCGGTAGCTGCAACAGCTACATCCTCAGCAAGGATGGCCAGCAGCAGCCCTTCTACGTCAGCTTCGACGGCAGCGGCAAGGTCGATGGCTCGGGCTTCATGAGCTGTTCCGAACTGGACCGCCACGAGCGCGACTACCAGCCCTGA
- a CDS encoding GNAT family N-acetyltransferase, translated as MLIRDASQADLGSLRDIYNDAVLNTTAIWNEVAIDLENRRAWLELRAQQGFPVLVAEDGGEVVGYASYGPWRAFDGFRETVEHSVYVRADQRGKGLGPLLMQALIERARAQGLHVMVAAIESGNIASIRLHERLGFITRGQMPQVGQKFGRWLDLTFMQLILDPRSSP; from the coding sequence ATGCTCATCCGCGACGCCAGCCAAGCCGACCTCGGCAGTCTGCGCGATATCTACAACGACGCCGTGCTCAACACCACCGCGATCTGGAACGAGGTCGCCATCGACCTGGAGAACCGCCGCGCCTGGCTGGAATTGCGCGCGCAGCAGGGCTTCCCGGTGCTGGTGGCCGAAGACGGCGGCGAAGTGGTGGGCTACGCCAGCTACGGCCCGTGGCGCGCCTTCGACGGCTTTCGCGAGACGGTCGAGCACTCGGTCTACGTGCGCGCCGACCAACGCGGCAAGGGCCTCGGCCCGCTGCTGATGCAGGCGCTGATCGAGCGCGCCCGCGCCCAGGGCCTGCACGTGATGGTCGCGGCCATCGAGAGCGGCAATATCGCGTCGATCCGTCTGCACGAGCGTCTGGGCTTCATCACCCGCGGGCAGATGCCGCAGGTGGGCCAGAAGTTCGGCCGCTGGCTGGACCTGACCTTCATGCAACTGATCCTCGACCCACGGAGCTCCCCATGA
- a CDS encoding urease subunit beta: MIPGEYDIQSGEIELNAGRRTLGLTVANSGDRPIQVGSHYHFFETNDALLFDRDAARGMRLNIPAGTAVRFEPGQSREVELVELAGERKVYGFAGRVMGAL; this comes from the coding sequence ATGATCCCTGGCGAATACGACATCCAGAGCGGCGAGATCGAGCTCAACGCCGGCCGCCGCACGCTCGGCCTGACGGTCGCCAATAGCGGCGACCGGCCGATCCAGGTCGGCTCGCACTACCACTTCTTCGAGACCAATGACGCGCTGCTGTTCGACCGTGACGCGGCGCGCGGCATGCGCCTGAACATCCCGGCCGGCACCGCGGTGCGCTTCGAACCGGGGCAGAGCCGCGAGGTGGAGTTGGTGGAGCTGGCAGGCGAGCGCAAGGTGTATGGATTTGCCGGACGGGTGATGGGCGCACTCTGA
- a CDS encoding urease subunit gamma — translation MDLTPREKDKLLIFTAGLVAERRLARGVRLNYPEAVALISAALLEGARDGQTVADLMHYGTTLLSREQVMEGVPEMIPEIQVEATFPDGTKLVTVHQPIA, via the coding sequence ATGGACCTGACTCCCCGCGAGAAGGACAAGCTGCTGATCTTCACCGCCGGCCTGGTCGCCGAGCGCCGCCTCGCCCGAGGTGTAAGACTCAACTACCCGGAGGCCGTGGCGCTGATCTCCGCCGCGTTGCTCGAAGGTGCGCGGGATGGCCAGACGGTCGCCGACCTGATGCACTACGGCACCACGCTGCTGAGCCGCGAACAGGTGATGGAAGGCGTGCCGGAGATGATCCCGGAGATCCAGGTGGAAGCCACCTTCCCGGACGGCACCAAGCTGGTCACCGTGCACCAGCCCATCGCTTGA